A window of the Zonotrichia leucophrys gambelii isolate GWCS_2022_RI unplaced genomic scaffold, RI_Zleu_2.0 Scaffold_96_169013, whole genome shotgun sequence genome harbors these coding sequences:
- the LOC135460737 gene encoding E3 ubiquitin-protein ligase TRIM7-like, protein MAAVFLPGNLQDEATCSVCLEFFKDPVSIECGHNFCRACIVKSWKDLEMDFPCPQCREVFQNKNFRPNRQLANMSEIISQFAQRGAKGAEEDGLCPKHREALKLYCKDDRRSICVVCDRSREHRPHAVVPVDEASEEYKEKIQARLDFLRKERQELLEFKVNDDKKTQELLKTIEGERQKLLSDFERLRQFLHDQEHILLGQLEKMEKNISRRQNENITDLSREITLLNKLIAELEEKIQQPMLEFLKDVTSIISRSDEVKCQKPVPVCTDMKMHVCNFSLKTVLLEKVLKKFRENLQDELGRGEKEDLTLDPDSANHLLILSADLKSVRMGCRKQELPDNPKRFDTNSRVLASTGFKSGRHYWEVEVGPSDGWAFGVAKESIRRKGLTQFSPEEGIWAVQQNGGRYWAVTSPQRTPLCLGGRKLSRIRVYLDYEGEEVSFYDAENMQHIFTFNVAFQEKVFPLFSVCSTVTYIKLCP, encoded by the exons ATGGCAGCCGTGTTCCTGCCCGGCAACCTCCAGGACGAGGCCACTTGCTCCGTGTGCCTGGAGTTCTTCAAGGACCCCGTGTCCATCGAGTGCGGCCACAACTTCTGCCGGGCGTGCATCGTCAAGAGCTGGAAGGACCTGGAGATGGATTTCCCGTGCCCGCAGTGCCGCGAGGTCTTCCAGAACAAAAATTTCCGCCCCAACCGGCAGCTGGCGAACATGTCCGAAATCATCAGCCAGTTCGCGCAGCGCGGGGCCAAGGGAGCGGAGGAGGACGGGCTGTGCCCCAAGCACCGCGAGGCGCTCAAGCTCTACTGCAAGGACGACCGCAGGAGCATCTGCGTGGTGTGCGACCGGTCCCGCGAGCACCGCCCGCACGCCGTGGTGCCCGTGGATGAGGCTTCCGAGGAGTACAAG gagaaaatccaggCGCGCTTGGATTTCCTGCGGAAGGAgcggcaggagctgctggagttcAAAGTGAACGATGATAAAAaaacccaggagctgctg AAAACCATCGAGGGCGAGCGGCAGAAGCTGCTCTCAGACTTCGAGCGGCTGCGGCAGTTCCTGCACGACCAGGAGCAcatcctgctggggcagctggagaagatggagaagaacaTCTCCCGGAGGCAGAACGAGAACATCACCGACCTCTCCAGGGAGATCACGCTGCTCAACAAGCTCATCGCCGAGCTGGAGGAGAAAATCCAGCAGCCCATGCTGGAGTTCCTCAAG gaTGTGACGAGCATCATCAGCAG gagcGATGAGGTGAAGTGCCAGAAGCCTGTTCCTGTCTGCACCGACATGAAGATGCATGTCTGCAACTTCTCCCTCAAAACCGTGCTCCTGGAGAAGGTCTTGAAGAAATTCCGCG AAAACCTGCAGGATGAACTGGGAAGAGgtgaaaaag AGGACCTGACCCTGGACCCCGACTCAGCCAACCACCTGCTGATCCTCTCGGCCGACCTCAAGAGCGTCCGCAtgggctgcaggaagcaggagctgcccgACAACCCCAAGCGCTTCGACACCAACTCGCGCGTCCTGGCCTCCACAGGCTTCAAGTCGGGGCGGCACTACTGGGAGGTGGAGGTGGGGCCCTCGGACGGCTGGGCCTTCGGCGTGGCCAAGGAATCCATCCGGAGGAAGGGGCTGACCCAGTTCTCCCCCGAGGAGGGCATCTGGGCCGTGCAGCAGAACGGGGGCCGCTACTGGGCCGTGACGTCGCCACAGCGCACGCCGCTGTGCCTGGGCGGCCGCAAGCTGAGCCGCATCCGCGTCTACCTGGACTACGAGGGCGAGGAGGTTTCCTTCTACGACGCCGAGAACATGCAGCACATCTTCACCTTCAACGTGGCCTTCCAGGAGAAGGTGTTCCCCCTGTTCTCCGTCTGCTCCACGGTCACCTACATCAAGCTGTGTCCCTGA
- the LOC135460738 gene encoding zinc finger protein CKR1-like isoform X2 — translation MEPWVLLDPRQKALYLDVMHESYETLMSLAQGLVSEKAVERGAPESSAGHSSRTLEREKPLGSHRRKAKRPDKAVPLKPTTLPKLGRAKPPRGQGPGRERPFGCADCGKSFPWASHLERHRRVHTGERPFGCPECGETYSQSSHLRQHRRTHATGDRPHKCGDCGKRFAAAAELAAHGRGHAADKPHKCGDCGKGFVWASHLERHRRVHTGEKPFGCAECGEAFSQGSHLAKHRRSHAGERPHRCLACGKTFSQSSDLARHRRTHLGRRPLRCGDCGKLFRAGPALARHQRCHSREHSHRCGDCGKGFVWASHLERHRRVHTGERPFPCGSCGERFTQKAHLLQHRKTHSPERPYKCGDCGKRFGEAPLFLVHQRGHTEHKSYTCDDCGKGFAWASHLERHRRVHTGEKPFKCPECGEAFSQGSHLSKHRRSHLPKAAGPSPLARTRLTGDMPGTRSSEEP, via the exons ATggagccctgggtgctgctggatcCGCGGCAGAAGGCTCTGTACCTCGACGTGATGCACGAGAGTTACGAGACCCTCATGTCCCTGG ctcaggggctggTGAGTGAAAAAGCAGTGGAGAGAGGAGCACcggagagcagtgctgggcactcATCCCGCACCCTGGAGCGGGAGAAGCCCCTGGGCTCCCACCGGCGCAAAGCGAAGCGCCCAGACAAAGCCGTGCCCCTCAAACCCACCACACTCCCCAAACTCGGCCGTGCCAAACCCCCGCGTGGACAAGGACCGGGCCGGGAGCGGCCTTTCGGCTGCGCCGACTGCGGGAAGAGCTTCCCGTGGGCCTCGCACCTGGAGCGGCACCGGCGGGTGCACACCGGCGAGCGGCCCTTCGGCTGCCCCGAGTGCGGCGAGACCTACAGCCAGAGCTCGCACCTGCGGCAGCACCGCCGCACCCACGCCACCGGCGACCGCCCGCACAAGTGCGGCGACTGCGGGAAGCGCTTTGCTGCCGCCGCCGAGCTGGCGGCCCACGGCCGCGGCCACGCCGCCGACAAACCCCACAAGTGCGGCGACTGCGGGAAGGGCTTCGTGTGGGCCTCGCACCTGGAGCGGCACCGCCGCGTGCACACCGGTGAGAAGCCTTTTGGGTGTGCCGAGTGCGGCGAGGCGTTCAGCCAGGGCTCGCATCTGGCCAAGCACCGCCGCAGCCACGCTGGTGAGAGGCCACACCGCTGCCTGGCCTGCGGGAAGACCTTCAGCCAGAGCTCGGACCTGGCGCGGCACCGCcgcacacacctgggcaggaggCCGCTGCGCTGCGGCGACTGCGGGAAGCTGTtccgggcggggccggcgctggCACGGCACCAGCGGTGCCACAGCCGGGAGCACTCGCACCGTTGCGGCGACTGCGGGAAGGGCTTCGTGTGGGCCTCACACCTGGAGCGGCACCGCCGCGTGCACACTGGCGAGCGGCCCTTCCCCTGCGGCAGCTGCGGTGAGCGCTTCACGCAGAAGGCGCATCTGCTGCAGCACCGCAAGACGCACTCGCCGGAGCGGCCCTACAAGTGCGGTGACTGCGGGAAGCGCTTCGGGGAAGCGCCGCTGTTCCTGGTGCACCAGCGCGGCCACACCGAGCACAAGAGCTACACCTGTGACGATTGTGGGAAGGGATTTGCCTGGGCGTCGCACCTGGAGCGGCACCGCCGCGTGCACACCGGGGAGAAGCCGTTCAAGTGTCCCGAGTGTGGCGAGGCGTTCAGCCAGGGGTCTCATCTCAGCAAGCACCGCCGCAGCCACCTCCCCAAGGCTGCGGGGCCCTCACCCCTGGCCAGGACACGGCTCACTGGGGACATGCCTGGAACTCGCAGCAGTGAGGAGCCCTAA
- the IL4I1 gene encoding L-amino-acid oxidase has translation MTGTVDLLQPGVSQPPQFLFLRLGCQQSLCQHHILAFPPLLPSPAVFQILLLAGLLSAQRFPCFPEYCLHDQDYEELLQIARDGLEPAARPAHVVVVGAGIGGLTAAKLLRDAGHEVTILERSSWVGGRIRTYRPKGQDWYVELGAMRLPGKHRLVREFIRQFNLKLNPFIQRDNNTWYFLKGARVRAEEVNRNPDVLNYTVKPSERGKSPVQLYREVLSKAFKKFQTTDCRKYLAQHDSFSTKEYLTKVGGLSRGAVEMIGDLLNEDSGFYLSFLASLWDFDIFSEETFDEITGGFDQLPKAFHKALPNIIRFNCTVEKIMSKGGKVRVFYRAPDTLSPTIITADYVLVTSSAKATRHIQFLPPLSPAKAHALRSINYASSTKIILACSERFWEKDGIRGGYSVTDRPSRFIYYPSHNFSSGVGVILASYTWNNDAEFFLPLTDEKCLDVVLQDLADIHQVSKEYLQYTCDQHVIQKWQLDQHALGAFAAFTPYQFVDYSQALFTHEGRVHFAGEHAAQPHAWIDTAMKSAIRAASNIHHDSGEAGMDTAVKSAIRATSNIHHDSGEATAPGGEGLGRIPQREEL, from the exons ATGACTGGGACTG tggacctgctccagccaggagtTTCACAACCACCCCAGTTCCTCTTTTTACGTCTTGGATGCCAACAAAGTTTGTGCCAACACCACATTCTTGCcttccctcctcttcttccctccccagccGTTTTCCAGATCCTCCTGCTGGCGGGTCTGCTGAGCGCCCAGCGGTTCCCGTGCTTTCCCGAGTATTGTCTCCACGACCAGGActatgaggagctgctgcagattGCCCGGGATGGGCTGGAGCCCGCGGCCCGCCCGGCGCATGTAGTCGTGGTGGGCGCTGGGATCGGTGGGCTGACGGCGGCCAAGCTGCTCCGCGATGCCGGGCACGAG GTCACCATTctggaaaggagcagctgggtTGGGGGGCGGATCCGGACGTACCGGCCCAAGGGGCAGGACTGGTACGTGGAGCTGGGAGCCATGCGCCTGCCAGGCAAGCACAG gctggtCCGCGAATTCATCCGCCAGTTCAACCTGAAGCTGAACCCTTTCATCCAGAGGGACAACAACACCTGGTACTTCCTGAAAGGTGCTCGGGTCAGGGCTGAGGAGGTCAACAGGAACCCTGATGTCCTGAATTACACGGTGAAGCCATCTGAGAGGGGCAAGAGCCCCGTCCAGCTCTACCGGGAGGTCCTGAGCAAG GCTTTTAAGAAGTTCCAGACCACTGACTGCAGGAAATATCTGGCTCAACATGACTCCTTCTCCACCAAG GAATATTTGACCAAGGTTGGGGGACTGAGCCGAGGAGCTGTTGAGATGATCGGTGACTTGCTGAATGAGGACTCGGGGTTTTACCTGTCCTTCCTCGCCTCCCTGTGGGACTTTGACATCTTCTCTGAGGAGAC TTTTGATGAAATCACTGGAGGGTTTGACCAGCTGCCCAAAGCCTTTCACAAGGCGCTGCCCAACATCATCCGGTTCAACTGCACCGTGGAGAAGATCATGAGCAAGGGCGGCAAAGTCCGAGTGTTCTACCGCGCTCCAGACACACTGTCCCCCACCATCATCACTGCAGATTACGTCCTTGTCACTTCCAGTGCCAAAGCCACCAGGCACATCCAGTTCCTGCCGCCGCTGTCCCCCGCCAAGGCCCACGCCCTGCGTTCCATCAACTatgccagcagcaccaaaaTCATCCTGGCCTGCTCCGAGAGGTTCTGGGAGAAGGACGGGATCCGCGGGGGGTACTCGGTCACCGACCGCCCCTCCCGCTTCATCTACTACCCCAGCCACAACTTCTCCAGCGGCGTGGGCGTCATCCTGGCCTCCTATACCTGGAACAACGACGCTGAGTTCTTCCTGCCCCTCACCGACGAGAAGTGCCTGGACGTGGTGCTGCAAGACCTGGCGGACATCCACCAGGTGAGCAAGGAGTACCTGCAGTACACCTGCGACCAGCACGTGATCCAGAAGTGGCAGCTGGACCAGCACGCCCTGGGCGCTTTTGCTGCCTTCACGCCGTACCAGTTCGTGGATTACTCGCAGGCCCTGTTCACCCACGAGGGCCGGGTGCACTTCGCCGGGGAGCACGCGGCACAGCCGCACGCCTGGATCGACACAGCCATGAAATCGGCCATCAGGGCCGCCAGCAACATCCACCACGACAGCGGCGAGGCCGGGATGGACACGGCCGTGAAATCGGCCATCAGGGCTACCAGCAACATCCACCACGACAGCGGCGAGGCCACGGCACCAGGTGGCGAGGGGCTGGGGAGAATCCCACAGAGGGAAGAGCTCTGA
- the LOC135460722 gene encoding ly-6/neurotoxin-like protein 1 has product MESRTFPTTKLLLLGLSLLLCLGAAEALRCHLCKYKIPLVGCLRGANVTSCERREKCALIKTSLGKMTLYYQQGCTSALNCGRERASDAESRLSSRYSCCETDLCNEEWGEERRD; this is encoded by the exons ATGGAATCCCGAACCTTTCCCACCAcgaagctgctcctgctggggctgagcctccTCCTGTGCCTCGGAGCCG CCGAGGCTCTCCGGTGCCACCTGTGCAAGTACAAGATCCCCTTGGTGGGCTGCCTGCGGGGCGCCAACGTGACGAGCTGCGAGCGCCGGGAGAAGTGTGCGCTCATCAAAACCTCCCTGG GTAAGATGACCCTTTACTaccagcagggctgcacctcGGCCCTGAACTGCGGCCGGGAGCGGGCGTCGGACGCCGAGTCCCGGCTGAGCTCCCGCTACTCCTGCTGCGAGACCGACCTGTGCAACGAGGAGTGGGGCGAGGAGCGCCGGGACTGA
- the LOC135460738 gene encoding zinc finger protein CKR1-like isoform X1, producing the protein MEPWVLLDPRQKALYLDVMHESYETLMSLAAQGLVSEKAVERGAPESSAGHSSRTLEREKPLGSHRRKAKRPDKAVPLKPTTLPKLGRAKPPRGQGPGRERPFGCADCGKSFPWASHLERHRRVHTGERPFGCPECGETYSQSSHLRQHRRTHATGDRPHKCGDCGKRFAAAAELAAHGRGHAADKPHKCGDCGKGFVWASHLERHRRVHTGEKPFGCAECGEAFSQGSHLAKHRRSHAGERPHRCLACGKTFSQSSDLARHRRTHLGRRPLRCGDCGKLFRAGPALARHQRCHSREHSHRCGDCGKGFVWASHLERHRRVHTGERPFPCGSCGERFTQKAHLLQHRKTHSPERPYKCGDCGKRFGEAPLFLVHQRGHTEHKSYTCDDCGKGFAWASHLERHRRVHTGEKPFKCPECGEAFSQGSHLSKHRRSHLPKAAGPSPLARTRLTGDMPGTRSSEEP; encoded by the exons ATggagccctgggtgctgctggatcCGCGGCAGAAGGCTCTGTACCTCGACGTGATGCACGAGAGTTACGAGACCCTCATGTCCCTGG cagctcaggggctggTGAGTGAAAAAGCAGTGGAGAGAGGAGCACcggagagcagtgctgggcactcATCCCGCACCCTGGAGCGGGAGAAGCCCCTGGGCTCCCACCGGCGCAAAGCGAAGCGCCCAGACAAAGCCGTGCCCCTCAAACCCACCACACTCCCCAAACTCGGCCGTGCCAAACCCCCGCGTGGACAAGGACCGGGCCGGGAGCGGCCTTTCGGCTGCGCCGACTGCGGGAAGAGCTTCCCGTGGGCCTCGCACCTGGAGCGGCACCGGCGGGTGCACACCGGCGAGCGGCCCTTCGGCTGCCCCGAGTGCGGCGAGACCTACAGCCAGAGCTCGCACCTGCGGCAGCACCGCCGCACCCACGCCACCGGCGACCGCCCGCACAAGTGCGGCGACTGCGGGAAGCGCTTTGCTGCCGCCGCCGAGCTGGCGGCCCACGGCCGCGGCCACGCCGCCGACAAACCCCACAAGTGCGGCGACTGCGGGAAGGGCTTCGTGTGGGCCTCGCACCTGGAGCGGCACCGCCGCGTGCACACCGGTGAGAAGCCTTTTGGGTGTGCCGAGTGCGGCGAGGCGTTCAGCCAGGGCTCGCATCTGGCCAAGCACCGCCGCAGCCACGCTGGTGAGAGGCCACACCGCTGCCTGGCCTGCGGGAAGACCTTCAGCCAGAGCTCGGACCTGGCGCGGCACCGCcgcacacacctgggcaggaggCCGCTGCGCTGCGGCGACTGCGGGAAGCTGTtccgggcggggccggcgctggCACGGCACCAGCGGTGCCACAGCCGGGAGCACTCGCACCGTTGCGGCGACTGCGGGAAGGGCTTCGTGTGGGCCTCACACCTGGAGCGGCACCGCCGCGTGCACACTGGCGAGCGGCCCTTCCCCTGCGGCAGCTGCGGTGAGCGCTTCACGCAGAAGGCGCATCTGCTGCAGCACCGCAAGACGCACTCGCCGGAGCGGCCCTACAAGTGCGGTGACTGCGGGAAGCGCTTCGGGGAAGCGCCGCTGTTCCTGGTGCACCAGCGCGGCCACACCGAGCACAAGAGCTACACCTGTGACGATTGTGGGAAGGGATTTGCCTGGGCGTCGCACCTGGAGCGGCACCGCCGCGTGCACACCGGGGAGAAGCCGTTCAAGTGTCCCGAGTGTGGCGAGGCGTTCAGCCAGGGGTCTCATCTCAGCAAGCACCGCCGCAGCCACCTCCCCAAGGCTGCGGGGCCCTCACCCCTGGCCAGGACACGGCTCACTGGGGACATGCCTGGAACTCGCAGCAGTGAGGAGCCCTAA